A part of Armatimonadota bacterium genomic DNA contains:
- a CDS encoding cyclodeaminase/cyclohydrolase family protein: protein MYPETPINEFLSKLASAAPEPGGGAAAALTAATGAALVSMVANLTVGREKYAAVQAEMEQARDRADALRGEFLEAIDKDAESFRRVMDTYKLPRETEEQKAIRKAAIQQALREASEIPAGVIHLCEEVARLSKVVTEKGNVQLITDAAIAALLADSGAQSAALNVKINLGPIGDPAFTDSLWAEIRATLEGICAVRDEVLKITYERLG, encoded by the coding sequence ATGTACCCGGAGACGCCAATCAATGAGTTCCTATCGAAGCTCGCATCTGCCGCCCCGGAGCCGGGCGGCGGAGCCGCGGCCGCGTTGACCGCGGCCACCGGTGCTGCTCTGGTCAGCATGGTGGCCAACCTGACAGTGGGGAGAGAGAAGTACGCGGCGGTCCAGGCGGAGATGGAGCAGGCCAGGGATAGGGCCGACGCGCTGCGAGGAGAGTTCCTGGAGGCCATTGACAAGGACGCCGAGTCTTTCCGGCGGGTGATGGATACCTACAAGCTGCCCCGAGAGACCGAGGAGCAGAAGGCCATTCGCAAGGCCGCGATACAGCAGGCCCTGCGCGAGGCCTCCGAGATCCCGGCCGGCGTGATCCACCTGTGCGAGGAGGTGGCACGCCTGAGCAAGGTCGTGACCGAGAAGGGCAACGTGCAGCTGATCACCGACGCCGCCATCGCGGCGCTGCTGGCCGACTCAGGGGCCCAGAGCGCCGCGCTCAACGTCAAGATCAACCTGGGCCCCATCGGCGATCCCGCGTTCACCGATTCGCTGTGGGCAGAGATCCGGGCCACGCTCGAGGGCATATGTGCGGTGCGCGACGAGGTCCTCAAGATCACCTACGAGAGGCTCGGGTGA
- a CDS encoding 2Fe-2S iron-sulfur cluster binding domain-containing protein, with product MVTLTIDGRKVEAGAGSTVLDAALAAGIEIPRLCHHPELTPWGGCRLCLVEVEGQQGSVPSCGLAAADGLVVTTNSEQLTAQRREVLDLLLSDHPLNCVVCEKAGACDLQRYAYEFGISESSHEKEIARKLYQDENAFLVRDHQYCILCTRCVRVCDEVVGASAIEVAQRGFGALVATPFDAPLVDTPCTFCGNCVQLCPTAALVPVDRIGKGREWDLTRTRTICPYCGTGCGIEVATRGGEVVSVSGYGAPANGEFLCTKGRFGLGFVGHPDRLRRPLVRRDLAYSMGLVDTPPPVALGRSPLGRAPAAGETHVEVDWEVALDLVADRLAAIVKESGPDSFAGIGSALCTNEDNYVFQKLVRGVIGTNNVDLCARL from the coding sequence ATGGTGACGTTGACCATTGACGGGAGGAAGGTCGAGGCGGGAGCGGGCTCTACGGTGCTCGACGCCGCGCTGGCCGCCGGGATCGAAATCCCCCGCCTGTGCCATCACCCTGAGCTGACACCCTGGGGCGGGTGCCGGCTCTGCCTGGTGGAGGTGGAGGGGCAGCAGGGGTCGGTTCCGAGTTGTGGCCTGGCTGCCGCCGACGGCCTGGTGGTCACCACCAACAGCGAGCAACTCACGGCGCAGCGGCGCGAGGTGCTCGATCTGCTGCTGTCAGACCACCCCCTGAACTGCGTCGTCTGCGAAAAGGCGGGCGCCTGCGATCTGCAGCGCTATGCCTACGAGTTTGGCATCTCCGAGAGCAGCCACGAGAAGGAGATCGCGCGCAAGCTCTACCAGGACGAGAACGCATTTCTCGTGCGGGATCATCAGTACTGCATCCTGTGCACGCGCTGCGTGCGCGTCTGCGACGAGGTCGTGGGTGCCAGCGCGATCGAGGTGGCGCAGCGTGGATTCGGGGCGTTGGTGGCCACACCGTTCGACGCGCCGCTCGTGGACACGCCCTGCACCTTCTGTGGCAACTGCGTCCAGCTCTGCCCGACCGCCGCGCTGGTGCCGGTGGATCGCATCGGCAAGGGCCGCGAGTGGGACCTGACCCGCACACGCACGATCTGCCCGTACTGCGGCACGGGCTGTGGGATCGAGGTGGCCACTCGCGGCGGCGAGGTTGTGTCCGTCTCAGGCTACGGCGCGCCGGCCAACGGCGAGTTCCTCTGCACCAAGGGCCGGTTTGGCCTCGGGTTCGTGGGGCACCCGGACCGGCTGCGGCGGCCACTGGTCCGGCGCGATCTGGCCTACTCCATGGGACTCGTCGACACGCCCCCGCCCGTGGCGCTCGGCCGCTCCCCGCTGGGCCGCGCGCCCGCGGCGGGCGAGACGCACGTCGAGGTGGACTGGGAGGTCGCCCTGGACCTGGTCGCCGATCGCCTGGCCGCGATCGTGAAGGAATCAGGCCCTGACTCCTTTGCCGGAATCGGCTCGGCCCTCTGCACCAACGAGGACAACTACGTCTTCCAGAAGCTGGTGCGCGGGGTCATAGGCACCAACAACGTGGATCTCTGCGCCAGGCTCTGA
- a CDS encoding hydrogenase iron-sulfur subunit: MEIVAFCCFYCAYAAADLAGVMRLAYPPNVKVILLPCTGGIDSIYILRAFEAGADGVFVAGCLEGQCHYQVGNYHAKARVRYLKERLDEVGIGGQRLEMFNLSSAQGPRFAEIAREMTERITALGPTPIRRARIGADP; the protein is encoded by the coding sequence GTGGAGATCGTGGCCTTCTGCTGCTTCTACTGCGCCTACGCCGCGGCCGACCTGGCGGGCGTGATGCGCCTGGCCTATCCGCCCAACGTGAAGGTGATACTGCTGCCGTGCACCGGCGGAATTGACTCGATCTACATCCTGCGCGCCTTCGAGGCCGGGGCCGACGGGGTGTTCGTGGCAGGGTGCCTGGAAGGGCAGTGCCACTACCAGGTGGGCAACTACCACGCCAAGGCGCGTGTCCGATACCTCAAGGAGCGCCTCGACGAGGTAGGCATCGGTGGGCAGCGCCTGGAGATGTTCAATCTCTCCTCGGCCCAGGGCCCGCGGTTTGCCGAGATAGCCCGAGAGATGACCGAGCGCATTACCGCGCTGGGCCCGACGCCGATCAGGCGGGCCCGGATCGGAGCGGACCCGTGA
- a CDS encoding NAD(P)H-dependent oxidoreductase subunit E — protein sequence MPSAASGATARPRKAVYLGDPLAEPPPPELLAILERHRGRGDVLVTVLQQIQAQYGYLPERSMRHASRELSIPLARLYGVATFYNQFRFTPPGRIQLQVCCGTACHVGGAPAIVERLKSQLQIAENQTTPDGMFTLQTVFCVGCCSLAPVVIASGAAHGRMTPGGAESLVRDLGAAEEGRP from the coding sequence ATGCCCTCTGCCGCTTCGGGCGCCACGGCCCGGCCGCGCAAGGCCGTATACCTAGGCGATCCGCTGGCCGAACCTCCGCCGCCCGAGCTGCTGGCCATCCTGGAGCGTCACCGGGGCCGCGGCGATGTGCTGGTGACCGTACTGCAACAGATCCAGGCGCAGTACGGCTACCTCCCAGAGCGTTCCATGCGGCACGCCTCCAGGGAGCTGAGCATTCCCCTGGCGCGCCTGTACGGTGTGGCGACGTTCTACAACCAGTTCCGCTTCACGCCACCGGGCCGCATCCAGTTGCAGGTGTGCTGCGGCACGGCCTGCCACGTCGGGGGCGCTCCGGCAATCGTGGAGAGGCTGAAGTCGCAATTGCAGATCGCGGAGAACCAGACGACCCCGGACGGCATGTTCACGCTCCAGACCGTCTTCTGCGTCGGTTGCTGCAGCCTGGCCCCGGTCGTCATCGCCAGCGGCGCGGCACACGGCCGCATGACGCCGGGAGGAGCAGAGAGCCTGGTGCGCGATCTGGGTGCGGCAGAGGAGGGCCGTCCGTGA
- a CDS encoding NADH-quinone oxidoreductase subunit F: MRSTVKVGTSTCGLATGAEATFRALQEVVSEAGLAVSTQRTGCLGACHREPLVEIVVGGAHALYGPVTADRARPLLEGHFALHGAPLPPEDWVVSRTPDRRDYAFFAPQVKVTTANCGVIDPLSLEDYLAAGGYEGLRRALAMSPEAVVAAVTESRLRGRGGAGYPTGLKWKICRSQPDPLKYLVCNADEGDPGAFMDRTLVESDPHRVLEGMIIAAYAIGARWGYAYVRAEYPLAVKHLEAAIAHARDAGYLGTDILGSGVDFDVIVKEGAGAFVCGEETALMHSIEGRRGTPRMRPPYPAASGLWGHPTNINNVESYASVPSIMTGGAEWFSGLGTSESGGTKTFALAGAIQRTGLVEVPIGVTLRQVIFDVGGGIRDGRSFKAVQIGGPSGGCLPEHLLDTPVDYGPLRATGAIMGSGGMVVVDDTTCMVDLARYFLSFTQDESCGKCIPCRIGTRKMLGILTKITRGEGDAADLDRLQQVAHTIHTTSLCGLGQTAPNPVLTTLRYFRDEYAAHIHDRHCPAGTCTALR; this comes from the coding sequence GTGAGGTCCACGGTCAAGGTCGGGACTTCCACATGTGGCCTGGCCACAGGAGCCGAGGCCACCTTCCGTGCCCTGCAAGAGGTGGTGTCAGAGGCCGGGCTGGCGGTCTCGACCCAGCGTACGGGCTGCCTTGGCGCGTGCCACCGCGAACCTCTGGTGGAGATCGTTGTGGGCGGCGCGCACGCGCTCTACGGCCCTGTCACCGCCGACCGGGCGCGGCCCCTGCTGGAAGGGCACTTCGCTCTACATGGAGCACCTCTGCCACCGGAGGACTGGGTTGTCAGCCGCACCCCCGATCGTCGCGACTACGCCTTCTTTGCCCCGCAGGTGAAGGTGACCACGGCCAACTGCGGGGTCATAGATCCGCTCTCACTGGAAGACTACCTCGCGGCCGGAGGCTACGAAGGACTGCGCCGGGCGCTGGCGATGTCACCCGAGGCCGTCGTCGCAGCCGTCACTGAAAGCCGCCTGCGGGGACGGGGAGGAGCGGGCTACCCCACGGGTCTCAAGTGGAAGATCTGCCGCAGCCAGCCAGATCCGCTGAAGTACCTGGTCTGCAATGCCGACGAGGGAGACCCCGGCGCGTTCATGGACCGGACCCTCGTCGAGAGCGATCCGCACCGTGTCCTGGAGGGCATGATCATCGCGGCATACGCGATCGGGGCGCGGTGGGGATATGCGTACGTTCGGGCCGAGTATCCCCTCGCGGTCAAGCACCTGGAAGCGGCGATCGCGCACGCCCGCGACGCGGGCTACCTCGGGACCGATATCCTGGGCTCCGGGGTAGATTTCGATGTGATCGTCAAGGAAGGGGCCGGCGCGTTCGTGTGTGGGGAAGAGACGGCGCTGATGCACTCGATCGAAGGCCGGCGGGGAACGCCCCGCATGCGCCCGCCGTATCCCGCCGCGTCAGGGCTGTGGGGGCATCCGACGAACATCAACAACGTCGAGTCCTATGCCAGCGTACCGAGCATCATGACGGGCGGCGCCGAATGGTTCTCGGGCTTGGGAACGTCCGAGAGCGGAGGAACCAAGACCTTTGCCCTTGCCGGCGCGATCCAGCGCACCGGTCTGGTGGAGGTACCCATCGGTGTGACCCTGAGGCAGGTGATCTTCGACGTCGGGGGCGGCATCCGAGACGGGCGCAGCTTCAAAGCGGTGCAGATCGGCGGGCCCTCGGGCGGGTGTCTTCCGGAGCACCTGCTGGATACACCCGTGGACTACGGTCCGCTGCGGGCCACAGGCGCCATCATGGGCTCCGGCGGAATGGTCGTGGTGGACGATACCACCTGCATGGTGGACCTTGCCCGATACTTCCTGAGCTTCACGCAGGACGAGTCTTGTGGCAAGTGCATTCCCTGCCGGATTGGAACCCGCAAGATGCTCGGTATCCTCACCAAGATCACCAGGGGCGAGGGCGACGCTGCCGATCTTGACCGCCTGCAGCAGGTGGCGCACACCATCCACACCACCTCGCTCTGTGGGTTGGGCCAGACAGCGCCCAACCCGGTGCTGACCACCCTGCGGTACTTCCGGGACGAGTACGCGGCGCACATCCACGACCGGCACTGCCCGGCGGGGACGTGCACTGCATTGAGGTGA
- a CDS encoding FAD-dependent oxidoreductase — MIQRDALDRCALFGGLGPSARDLVASLGTVVSFEAGERIFSEGEEARDFYVIHEGRVALEMRAPEQGEELPRSVVVSVLGAGESLGWSALVPPFVLTMSAVCVEPAVLVAISGPVLRRLMSLDWEIGYPIMAGLVDLVEYRMANIRTRLTQMQAVATHDLRSPAARVTTYLEAMLAGTAGDLTEDQRHILERCRQRLADQIELLDRLVRVSPPVAEERGAGVPPAPTAPAAGPVGKAEATGATDESSGTPVGAAMVVGGGIAGIQAALDLADAGIKVHLVERGPAIGGRMATLDKTFPTNDCAMCILSPKLSGVRLHPNIEIHTLAGLEGLEGSAGDLRATIRHRPRFVDLLRCTACGDCATACPIGVPSEFNAALAPRTAIYRSYAQAVPGAYAIDKRGTAPCRDACPIHQRAQGYAALVAQGRYEEAFRVIRMENPFPGICGRVCNHRCEDACSRGLVDGPVNLAALKRFVADWAYARPREPEARIDPVHTERVAVVGSGPAGLAAARDLAVKGYRVTMFEALPVAGGMMRVGIPEHRLPTPIIEREIADITDLGVEIRCNSRVSHVRDLFSEGFNAIFLATGAHRARKLPIPGADLPGVLVSTDVLQNARLGQPVSIGRRVLVLGGGNVGFDVARTCARLGAEVHVACPEAREAMPAHAWEIAAAEEEGVKVHPATSFVRVLERNGRAAGLECRKVRSMRFDEARRLHLDLVEGSEHVLEADTVIFAIGLAPQTEITSGLPGVATTAWGTLQVEADSQSAGYPGLFAGGDLVTGTAFVVDAIAAGARAARGIHAYLRGAVLEPDPLAPVAKLTLDEVEDRLLRGQIRLQARFGVHELPPGVRRASFVEVDEGLTEEEARQEAARCLACGVCAECLACVQACRREAINHAETERVNTLRVGAVVLAPGIEPFDAAHAEAYGVGRFPNVLTGPQFERLLSASGPTQGHVTRPSDGAEPRRIAFLQCVGSRDQQNRYCSSVCCMYATKEAILAREHLPEAECTIYYADLRAFGKGFDAYLERARSNGVRYMRTRVASLREDPHTRSLVFRVEENGVVREEEADLVVLAVGLTPPRDADALARAAGIALNEHGFAATVPSAPMETSRPGVFVAGGFRGPKDIPDSVVDGSGAAAAAMAVIGSARGTQIVPKVYPPEMLLDPEPRVGVFVCHCGSNIAGVVDVVGLADHARTLPGVVLAETSLYTCSADTLIRIKEAIIEEHLNRVVVASCTPRTHEPIFRETLREAGLNPYLFEMANIRDQCSWVHRDDPSGATEKAHALIAGAVARAGRLAPLHKVLVPMRNEALVIGGGVAGLTAGLNLAEQGFPVVLVERSPALGGRLRSPLLTWGGAPAADSLRELVERVTGHPRVRVMTGCRIVSSHGTVGNFETTVAGPDGEHRFGHGVTVIATGLQEWKPTAYGAGEDARVATLSEFEARLMTGGGPPAETPESVVMLLCAGPWDRMPFYCSRTCCAQSLAAALAFKRANPEVPVTVIAREIRTYGFTEELYTQAREAGVVVFRHSAEEPPQITRSPEALSVTVRDQALGEEITLDAGLLVVAPAQVPSDGASDLTTIFKVPASADGFFLEAHVKLRPAEFASEGLFLCGGAHYPKPLDEAIAQSLASAARASTLLWRDSLEVGGVVAAVDRDRCTTCLTCLRVCAYDAMSFDADGIAVIEPTRCQGCGLCVAACPGSALSLGHYSRDQMLAKIAALLGEMEVVRVN; from the coding sequence GTGATTCAGCGTGACGCGCTGGACCGGTGCGCCCTGTTCGGAGGGCTCGGCCCGTCGGCCCGCGACCTGGTGGCCTCGCTTGGGACCGTGGTCTCTTTTGAGGCCGGTGAGCGCATCTTCTCCGAGGGTGAGGAGGCGCGCGACTTCTACGTGATCCATGAGGGTCGGGTGGCCCTGGAAATGCGGGCCCCTGAGCAGGGAGAGGAACTGCCCAGGTCGGTGGTCGTGTCCGTGCTGGGCGCAGGCGAGAGTCTTGGCTGGTCCGCCCTGGTGCCGCCCTTCGTGCTGACGATGTCCGCGGTGTGCGTGGAGCCCGCGGTTCTCGTCGCCATCAGCGGTCCTGTTCTGCGTCGGCTGATGTCTCTGGACTGGGAGATTGGCTACCCCATCATGGCCGGGCTGGTGGATCTGGTTGAGTACCGGATGGCGAACATCCGGACCCGACTGACGCAGATGCAGGCCGTGGCCACCCATGATCTGCGCTCTCCCGCTGCCAGGGTGACAACCTACCTGGAGGCCATGCTGGCCGGAACTGCCGGCGACCTGACCGAGGATCAGCGGCACATCCTGGAGCGCTGCCGCCAGCGGTTGGCGGACCAGATCGAGTTGCTGGACCGCCTGGTGCGCGTCTCCCCGCCCGTGGCTGAGGAGCGCGGCGCGGGAGTGCCGCCAGCGCCGACGGCCCCGGCCGCCGGCCCGGTTGGGAAAGCGGAGGCGACCGGGGCGACCGATGAGTCCTCCGGCACTCCCGTTGGCGCCGCGATGGTGGTTGGCGGAGGGATCGCCGGGATACAGGCCGCGCTGGATCTGGCCGATGCCGGTATCAAGGTGCACCTGGTGGAGCGCGGCCCGGCCATCGGCGGCCGCATGGCAACGCTCGACAAGACTTTCCCCACGAACGACTGCGCGATGTGCATCCTGTCACCCAAACTCTCCGGCGTCAGGCTTCATCCCAACATAGAGATACACACATTGGCCGGGTTAGAGGGCCTGGAGGGAAGCGCAGGCGATCTCCGTGCGACCATCCGGCACCGCCCGCGCTTCGTGGACCTGCTTCGATGCACCGCGTGCGGGGACTGCGCCACGGCGTGTCCGATAGGCGTGCCCAGCGAGTTCAACGCCGCGCTGGCACCACGTACCGCGATCTACCGCTCCTATGCCCAGGCAGTCCCAGGCGCCTACGCCATTGACAAGCGAGGTACCGCGCCCTGCCGCGACGCCTGCCCCATTCACCAGCGGGCGCAGGGGTACGCGGCGCTGGTGGCTCAGGGGCGCTATGAAGAGGCGTTCCGCGTAATCCGGATGGAGAACCCCTTCCCCGGGATCTGCGGCCGCGTCTGCAACCACCGGTGCGAGGACGCCTGCTCCCGCGGCCTAGTGGACGGCCCTGTTAACCTCGCGGCGCTGAAGCGGTTCGTCGCGGATTGGGCGTATGCCCGGCCGCGGGAGCCCGAGGCGCGGATCGATCCGGTGCACACCGAGCGCGTGGCCGTCGTGGGTTCAGGCCCTGCCGGTCTTGCCGCCGCCCGCGATCTTGCGGTCAAGGGGTACCGGGTGACCATGTTCGAGGCCCTTCCCGTAGCCGGCGGCATGATGCGGGTGGGAATCCCGGAGCACCGCCTGCCCACGCCGATCATCGAGAGGGAGATCGCCGACATAACCGACCTGGGCGTTGAGATCCGATGCAACAGCCGGGTGTCGCACGTGCGCGACCTGTTTTCCGAAGGGTTCAACGCCATCTTCCTGGCCACGGGCGCCCACAGGGCCCGGAAGCTTCCCATTCCCGGGGCAGACCTACCGGGCGTGCTGGTCAGTACCGACGTGCTGCAGAACGCCCGGCTGGGCCAGCCCGTGTCGATAGGCCGGCGGGTGCTCGTCCTGGGAGGAGGCAACGTCGGTTTCGACGTGGCCAGGACATGCGCGCGGCTGGGTGCCGAGGTGCACGTGGCCTGCCCAGAGGCGCGCGAGGCGATGCCGGCCCACGCCTGGGAGATCGCCGCGGCCGAGGAAGAGGGCGTCAAGGTCCATCCCGCTACGTCTTTCGTCCGGGTGCTGGAACGGAACGGCCGCGCCGCGGGCCTGGAGTGCCGGAAGGTACGTTCCATGCGCTTCGACGAGGCGCGGCGCCTGCACCTCGACCTCGTCGAGGGCAGCGAGCACGTGCTGGAGGCGGACACGGTCATCTTCGCGATCGGCCTGGCGCCGCAGACCGAGATCACCTCCGGCCTGCCTGGCGTCGCCACCACAGCGTGGGGAACGTTGCAGGTGGAAGCGGACTCTCAGTCCGCGGGCTACCCTGGTCTGTTCGCCGGCGGTGACCTGGTTACCGGTACGGCGTTCGTGGTGGACGCGATCGCAGCCGGAGCGCGGGCAGCGCGCGGCATCCATGCCTATCTGCGCGGGGCGGTCCTGGAACCGGACCCCCTGGCCCCGGTGGCCAAGCTCACCCTGGACGAGGTCGAGGATCGGTTGCTGCGCGGGCAGATACGGTTGCAGGCGCGCTTCGGCGTCCACGAGCTCCCTCCGGGAGTGCGGCGCGCCTCGTTCGTCGAGGTGGACGAGGGGTTGACCGAGGAGGAGGCGCGTCAGGAAGCCGCGCGCTGCCTGGCCTGCGGCGTATGCGCCGAGTGTCTGGCGTGCGTGCAGGCGTGCCGCCGCGAGGCGATCAACCATGCCGAGACCGAACGCGTAAATACGCTCCGCGTCGGCGCAGTGGTACTGGCGCCTGGCATCGAGCCGTTCGATGCGGCGCACGCGGAGGCCTACGGCGTGGGCCGCTTCCCGAACGTCCTGACCGGGCCGCAGTTCGAGCGGCTCCTCTCCGCGTCAGGACCGACGCAGGGCCACGTCACCCGACCCTCCGACGGCGCGGAACCCCGCAGGATCGCCTTCCTGCAGTGCGTGGGCTCGCGCGACCAGCAGAACCGCTACTGCTCCTCGGTGTGCTGCATGTACGCAACCAAGGAGGCCATCCTGGCCAGAGAGCACCTTCCCGAGGCCGAGTGCACGATCTACTACGCGGATCTGCGCGCCTTCGGCAAGGGCTTCGATGCCTACCTCGAACGGGCCAGGAGCAACGGTGTGCGCTACATGCGCACCCGCGTGGCGTCTCTTCGTGAGGACCCGCACACCCGGTCGCTCGTCTTCAGGGTGGAGGAGAACGGGGTTGTGCGCGAGGAAGAGGCCGACCTGGTCGTCCTGGCGGTGGGTTTGACCCCGCCCAGGGACGCGGACGCGCTGGCGCGTGCCGCGGGAATAGCGCTCAACGAGCACGGATTCGCCGCCACGGTACCCTCCGCGCCCATGGAGACCAGCCGGCCCGGCGTGTTCGTGGCCGGCGGGTTCCGCGGGCCCAAGGACATCCCTGACTCTGTGGTGGACGGCAGCGGCGCGGCCGCCGCAGCGATGGCCGTCATCGGGTCGGCCCGGGGAACCCAGATCGTTCCCAAGGTCTATCCTCCTGAGATGCTGCTGGATCCGGAACCGCGGGTCGGCGTGTTTGTATGCCACTGCGGGTCGAACATCGCCGGCGTGGTGGACGTGGTCGGCCTGGCCGACCACGCCAGGACGCTGCCGGGCGTGGTACTGGCCGAGACGTCGCTCTATACCTGCTCGGCCGATACCCTGATTCGCATAAAGGAGGCAATAATCGAGGAGCACCTCAACCGGGTGGTGGTGGCGAGCTGCACACCGCGTACGCACGAACCCATCTTCCGGGAGACGCTGCGCGAGGCAGGGCTCAACCCCTACCTGTTTGAGATGGCCAACATCCGCGACCAGTGCAGCTGGGTGCACCGGGATGATCCCTCTGGCGCCACGGAGAAGGCGCATGCGCTGATCGCAGGTGCGGTCGCCCGGGCCGGCCGCCTGGCCCCGCTGCACAAGGTGCTGGTGCCGATGCGAAACGAGGCGCTGGTGATAGGCGGAGGCGTGGCAGGCCTGACCGCCGGCCTCAACCTGGCCGAGCAGGGATTCCCGGTGGTGCTGGTGGAGAGGTCACCGGCGTTGGGTGGCCGCCTGCGCTCACCCCTCCTGACATGGGGCGGCGCTCCGGCCGCGGATTCGCTGCGGGAGTTGGTCGAGCGGGTGACCGGCCATCCGCGCGTGAGGGTGATGACCGGATGCAGGATCGTTTCATCCCACGGCACGGTCGGCAACTTCGAAACCACCGTGGCAGGCCCGGATGGCGAGCACAGATTCGGGCACGGGGTGACCGTCATCGCCACCGGCCTTCAGGAGTGGAAGCCCACTGCCTACGGGGCCGGTGAGGACGCACGCGTGGCGACGCTCTCGGAGTTTGAGGCGCGCCTCATGACAGGCGGCGGGCCGCCCGCGGAAACACCGGAATCGGTGGTCATGCTGTTGTGCGCCGGCCCCTGGGACCGCATGCCCTTCTACTGCAGCCGTACCTGCTGCGCCCAGTCCCTTGCGGCCGCGCTGGCGTTCAAGCGCGCGAACCCCGAGGTTCCGGTTACGGTCATCGCCCGCGAGATCCGAACCTACGGGTTCACCGAGGAGCTGTACACCCAGGCGCGGGAGGCCGGGGTCGTGGTGTTCCGCCACTCGGCCGAAGAGCCCCCGCAGATCACGCGCTCTCCCGAGGCCCTCAGCGTCACCGTGCGGGACCAGGCGCTCGGCGAGGAGATCACCCTGGACGCTGGCTTGCTCGTGGTGGCGCCGGCTCAGGTGCCCTCGGACGGCGCGTCCGACCTTACCACGATCTTCAAGGTGCCGGCGTCCGCGGATGGCTTCTTCCTGGAGGCCCATGTGAAGTTGCGGCCGGCGGAGTTCGCCAGCGAGGGGCTGTTCCTCTGCGGCGGCGCCCATTACCCCAAGCCGCTTGACGAGGCGATCGCCCAGTCCCTGGCATCGGCGGCCCGGGCCAGCACCCTGTTGTGGCGCGACAGCCTGGAGGTCGGCGGCGTCGTCGCCGCGGTGGATCGCGACCGCTGCACAACCTGCCTGACCTGCCTCCGAGTGTGCGCCTATGACGCCATGTCGTTTGATGCCGACGGCATCGCCGTCATCGAGCCCACCCGCTGCCAGGGCTGCGGCCTGTGCGTGGCGGCATGTCCGGGCAGCGCGCTCAGTCTGGGACACTACTCGCGAGACCAGATGCTGGCCAAGATCGCCGCGCTGCTGGGCGAGATGGAGGTAGTTCGTGTCAACTGA
- a CDS encoding bifunctional 5,10-methylenetetrahydrofolate dehydrogenase/5,10-methenyltetrahydrofolate cyclohydrolase, whose amino-acid sequence MAEIIDGNTIAEEIKSELKAEIARMQASGRNPGVATLLVGDDYGAKMYRRQVERTAAEIGLAYRDVSLPAEATLEDVVSAMRALNLDPMVHGILPLRPFPKGMPEAPVLEALDPAKDIDCLHAINAGRLSLGQPLVYPATPWACYVLLERFYAHKGLDPKTAFEGKDLVIVGRSNIVGKPAYFLALERNATTTTVHSFTSRAGTLPAHTRRADILIVAMGKAEFITAEMVKPGAIVVDVGINMKPVLDGAGQPVLDDRGRPKRKTVGDVAFDEVREVAGAITPVPGGVGSVTNMLLMRNVVRAAGRA is encoded by the coding sequence ATGGCAGAGATCATTGACGGCAACACTATCGCCGAGGAGATCAAGTCCGAGCTCAAGGCCGAGATCGCGCGGATGCAGGCGTCCGGGCGCAATCCGGGCGTGGCCACGCTTCTGGTCGGAGATGACTACGGCGCGAAGATGTACCGGCGGCAGGTAGAGCGCACCGCGGCAGAGATAGGGCTTGCCTACAGGGACGTCTCGCTCCCGGCAGAGGCCACCCTGGAGGACGTCGTCAGTGCGATGCGCGCGCTCAACCTGGACCCGATGGTGCACGGCATCCTGCCGCTGCGGCCGTTCCCCAAGGGTATGCCTGAGGCGCCCGTGCTCGAAGCCCTGGATCCGGCCAAGGACATTGATTGCTTGCATGCGATCAACGCCGGCCGGCTGTCACTGGGGCAGCCCCTGGTCTACCCGGCTACCCCGTGGGCCTGTTATGTCCTGCTGGAGAGGTTCTACGCCCACAAGGGTTTGGACCCGAAGACGGCGTTCGAGGGCAAGGACCTGGTCATCGTGGGGCGCAGCAACATCGTGGGCAAGCCCGCCTACTTCCTGGCGCTGGAGCGAAACGCGACGACCACCACCGTGCACTCTTTTACCTCTCGGGCCGGCACGCTGCCCGCGCACACGCGCAGGGCCGACATCCTCATCGTCGCCATGGGCAAGGCCGAGTTCATCACCGCAGAGATGGTCAAGCCGGGCGCCATCGTCGTGGACGTGGGCATCAACATGAAGCCGGTTCTGGACGGCGCAGGCCAGCCGGTGCTGGACGACCGCGGCCGCCCCAAGCGCAAGACGGTGGGCGACGTTGCCTTCGACGAGGTCCGGGAGGTCGCCGGTGCCATCACTCCGGTCCCGGGCGGGGTCGGGTCGGTCACCAACATGCTGCTCATGCGCAACGTGGTTCGGGCCGCGGGGAGGGCCTGA